In Streptomyces sp. NBC_00448, the following are encoded in one genomic region:
- the cutA gene encoding divalent-cation tolerance protein CutA: MSGYVTVQTTTDSAERAEQLARVAVEARAAACAQIDGPIRSVYWWEGEVRAEQEWRVLFKTPAERYDTLQALLKSAHTYDTPEIIAVPIERGSAPYLAWLDAETAAG, encoded by the coding sequence GTGTCCGGGTACGTCACCGTGCAGACCACGACCGACAGCGCCGAACGCGCCGAGCAGCTGGCACGGGTGGCGGTCGAGGCCCGCGCCGCGGCCTGCGCGCAGATCGACGGGCCGATCCGCTCCGTCTACTGGTGGGAGGGCGAGGTCCGGGCCGAGCAGGAGTGGCGGGTGCTCTTCAAGACCCCGGCCGAGCGGTACGACACGCTCCAAGCGCTGCTCAAGTCCGCCCACACGTACGACACTCCGGAGATCATCGCGGTGCCGATCGAGCGCGGCAGCGCGCCGTACCTGGCCTGGCTCGACGCGGAGACGGCCGCGGGCTGA
- a CDS encoding GH39 family glycosyl hydrolase, with protein sequence MDRPTDPTDPTRSTRPAGNPAAPARRTVLKSLGAAGAAAAAAPLLPATTAHAEGAARADAPLPIDWHAAGHVSKTTPTLQVVVNPKIRRESPIHDSVYRALRNLDTDYVRFVPWFPYPKLGVAELEPPADGRTSWDFSLIDPLVEDFEKATRGRSTILNFSTIPEWMWQPTPWTLKDGALHVVGGDIGIAASGTDWTDYTFAVDVTPRATGVQDGADYAQAGWTVRMRDPGNGYGFLLSNYPYSAPAQSGYIVFVPFKDGQSGPVRATALPFAVEDGRTYQVRTTAAGSTLTVSVDGADVLTVQDDTFAAGTVGFREHGSESADFDNVVVTSADGTTLLSDDFSADLSRWTAPVAYPDDPDAPDFGYSQGQRLAVPVSVVADYYRRLVSWYTAGGFTDEYGAFHRSPYHYQLPYWEVLNEVDFEHAMTPQEYTELYDAIVTAIHEVSPRTKFVALALGNPAGFDFYRYFLDRANHRPGVPLDLISYHFYAVPNSADTADDYGPDGFAQADGFLATVAQVEQIRTSLAPDVRTTVDELGTILPDSATQSDPAPIPDAYWNFSGGLYAYVFARLALMGIDIVGESQLMGYPSQYPSVSMLDWTTGAPNARYRVLELILDEIRPGSRLIELPDQPSGDVYALALDDRGRRKVLLVNKTNAPVTVTIDGLRGAHVRVVDQKSAGGDIRGEWSSADSYPLGGYAVAVATLTT encoded by the coding sequence ATGGACCGTCCGACCGATCCGACCGATCCGACCCGCTCGACCCGCCCGGCGGGCAACCCGGCGGCGCCCGCCCGCCGCACCGTGCTCAAGTCCCTGGGCGCCGCCGGTGCCGCCGCCGCGGCCGCCCCGCTGCTGCCCGCGACCACCGCACACGCCGAGGGCGCCGCGCGCGCCGACGCACCGCTGCCGATCGACTGGCACGCCGCCGGCCATGTGTCGAAGACCACGCCGACGCTCCAGGTCGTGGTGAACCCCAAGATCCGCCGGGAGTCGCCGATCCACGACAGCGTCTACCGCGCGCTGCGCAACCTCGACACCGACTACGTGCGCTTCGTGCCGTGGTTCCCCTACCCGAAGCTCGGGGTGGCCGAGCTGGAACCGCCGGCCGACGGCCGTACCAGCTGGGACTTCTCGCTCATCGACCCGCTCGTCGAGGACTTCGAGAAGGCCACCCGCGGCAGATCGACGATCCTCAACTTCAGCACCATCCCGGAGTGGATGTGGCAGCCCACGCCATGGACGCTGAAGGACGGCGCGCTGCACGTGGTCGGCGGCGACATCGGCATCGCCGCGAGCGGCACGGACTGGACCGACTACACCTTCGCCGTCGACGTCACCCCGCGGGCGACCGGCGTGCAGGACGGGGCCGACTACGCGCAGGCGGGCTGGACGGTCCGGATGCGGGACCCCGGCAACGGCTACGGGTTCCTGCTGTCGAACTACCCGTACAGCGCCCCGGCGCAAAGCGGCTACATCGTCTTCGTCCCGTTCAAGGACGGCCAGTCGGGCCCCGTCCGGGCCACCGCGCTGCCGTTCGCGGTCGAGGACGGCCGGACCTACCAGGTGCGCACCACCGCCGCCGGCTCCACCCTGACCGTCAGCGTGGACGGCGCGGACGTGCTGACCGTGCAGGACGACACCTTCGCCGCCGGAACGGTCGGATTCCGCGAACACGGTTCGGAGTCGGCCGACTTCGACAACGTCGTCGTGACGTCGGCCGACGGGACGACGCTGCTCTCCGACGACTTCTCCGCCGACCTGTCCCGCTGGACGGCCCCCGTCGCCTACCCGGACGACCCGGACGCGCCGGACTTCGGCTACTCGCAGGGGCAGCGCCTGGCCGTGCCGGTCTCGGTCGTCGCCGACTACTACCGGCGGCTGGTCTCCTGGTACACCGCCGGCGGCTTCACCGACGAGTACGGCGCCTTCCACCGGTCGCCGTACCACTACCAACTGCCGTACTGGGAAGTGCTCAACGAGGTCGACTTCGAGCACGCCATGACCCCGCAGGAGTACACGGAGCTGTACGACGCGATCGTCACCGCGATCCACGAGGTGTCACCGCGCACCAAGTTCGTCGCGCTGGCGCTCGGCAACCCCGCCGGCTTCGACTTCTACCGCTACTTCCTGGACCGGGCCAACCACCGGCCCGGCGTCCCGCTCGACCTGATCAGCTACCACTTCTACGCCGTGCCCAACTCCGCCGACACCGCGGACGACTACGGGCCGGACGGCTTCGCGCAGGCGGACGGGTTCCTCGCGACCGTCGCCCAGGTCGAGCAGATCCGCACCTCGCTGGCACCCGATGTCCGCACCACCGTCGACGAGTTGGGCACGATCCTGCCCGACTCGGCCACCCAGTCCGACCCGGCGCCGATCCCCGACGCGTACTGGAACTTCTCCGGCGGGCTCTACGCCTACGTCTTCGCCCGGCTCGCGCTGATGGGCATCGACATCGTGGGCGAGAGCCAGTTGATGGGCTACCCGAGCCAGTACCCGTCGGTGTCGATGCTGGACTGGACGACCGGCGCGCCCAACGCGCGTTATCGCGTGCTGGAGTTGATTCTCGACGAGATCCGGCCCGGCAGCCGGCTGATCGAACTCCCCGACCAGCCGTCCGGCGACGTGTACGCCCTCGCGCTCGACGACAGGGGCCGCCGCAAGGTGCTGCTGGTCAACAAGACCAACGCGCCGGTCACCGTCACGATCGACGGGCTGCGCGGAGCCCACGTCAGGGTGGTGGACCAGAAGTCGGCCGGCGGCGACATCCGCGGCGAGTGGAGCAGCGCCGACTCCTACCCGCTGGGCGGATACGCGGTCGCGGTGGCGACGCTCACGACGTGA
- a CDS encoding helix-turn-helix domain-containing protein, which produces MVRNPLTPEERARGERLGALLRAARGDRSMTAVAAAAGISAETLRKIETGRAPTPAFFTITALANALGLSADRLAAECSPPEPEALTA; this is translated from the coding sequence ATGGTGCGCAATCCCCTGACCCCCGAGGAGCGGGCCCGTGGCGAACGCCTCGGCGCCCTGCTCCGCGCAGCCCGCGGCGACCGGAGCATGACCGCCGTCGCGGCCGCGGCCGGCATCTCCGCGGAGACGCTGCGCAAGATCGAGACCGGCCGCGCTCCCACCCCGGCCTTCTTCACGATCACCGCCCTCGCCAACGCCCTCGGCCTGTCCGCCGACCGCCTGGCCGCCGAGTGCAGCCCACCGGAGCCCGAAGCCCTGACCGCCTAA
- the map gene encoding type I methionyl aminopeptidase: MVEIKTDAALDAMREAGRVVADALGATRTAAAVGVTLTELDEVARVVLAEAGAGSPFLGYRPSFASVPFPAVICASVNDAVAHGIPDGYRLRDGDLVSIDCGAELDGWTGDAAISFIVGTPRPEDVALIDATQRALDAGIAAAVAGNRIGDISYAVGEVADAAGCGMPPDFGGHGIGRRMHEDPHVPGRGRPGRGFPLRHGLTLAIEPMLMSGGRNAYFTADDGWTLRTTDGSRAAHIEHTVAVTASGPRVLTLP, translated from the coding sequence ATGGTCGAGATCAAGACGGACGCGGCATTGGACGCGATGCGCGAGGCCGGGCGGGTGGTGGCCGACGCGCTCGGCGCCACGCGGACGGCCGCGGCGGTCGGCGTAACGCTCACCGAGCTGGACGAGGTGGCCCGCGTGGTGCTGGCCGAAGCGGGCGCGGGCTCGCCGTTCCTCGGGTACCGGCCGTCGTTCGCGTCCGTGCCGTTCCCCGCGGTGATCTGCGCCTCGGTCAACGACGCGGTGGCGCACGGCATCCCGGACGGCTACCGGCTGCGCGACGGCGACCTGGTCAGCATCGACTGCGGCGCCGAACTGGACGGCTGGACCGGCGACGCCGCGATCAGCTTCATCGTCGGCACGCCCCGCCCCGAGGACGTCGCGCTGATCGACGCCACCCAGCGCGCGCTCGACGCGGGGATCGCCGCCGCAGTGGCCGGCAACCGGATCGGCGACATCTCGTACGCGGTGGGCGAGGTGGCCGACGCGGCCGGCTGCGGCATGCCCCCGGACTTCGGCGGCCACGGCATCGGGCGGCGGATGCACGAGGACCCGCACGTGCCCGGGCGCGGCCGCCCCGGCCGCGGCTTCCCGCTGCGGCACGGCCTCACGCTGGCGATCGAGCCGATGCTGATGTCCGGCGGGCGCAACGCGTACTTCACCGCCGACGACGGCTGGACCCTGCGCACCACCGACGGCAGCCGTGCCGCGCACATCGAACACACCGTCGCCGTCACCGCGTCCGGCCCGCGGGTGCTGACGCTGCCGTGA
- a CDS encoding TlpA family protein disulfide reductase, protein MAVAPLLAACGGGGSTSTGTDDLAPIAATRRVAAPDLAGTTLSGGRDSLAAYKGHVVVINIWSSNCGPCRAEAPGLAAVAASTRAQGVRFLGIDTRDYSRTNGAAFAKRFALPYPSLFDPSGRQVLKFPRNSVNPQSVPASVVIDAQGRIAARALHILDEADLRRMLRPFLPA, encoded by the coding sequence TTGGCCGTTGCCCCGTTGCTCGCCGCGTGCGGGGGCGGCGGTTCCACGTCGACCGGCACCGACGACCTCGCCCCGATCGCCGCCACCCGGCGCGTGGCGGCGCCCGACCTGGCGGGCACCACGCTGAGCGGCGGCCGCGACAGCCTCGCCGCGTACAAGGGCCACGTGGTGGTGATCAACATCTGGTCCAGCAACTGCGGTCCCTGCCGGGCGGAAGCGCCCGGGCTGGCCGCGGTCGCGGCGTCCACCCGCGCGCAGGGTGTGCGGTTCCTCGGTATCGACACCCGCGACTACTCGCGGACGAACGGCGCGGCCTTCGCGAAGCGGTTCGCCCTGCCCTACCCGAGCCTGTTCGACCCGTCCGGGCGGCAGGTGCTGAAGTTCCCCAGGAACAGCGTCAATCCGCAGAGCGTGCCGGCTTCCGTCGTGATCGACGCGCAAGGCAGGATCGCGGCCCGCGCGTTGCACATCCTCGACGAGGCGGACCTGCGGCGGATGCTCCGGCCGTTCCTCCCCGCGTAG